Genomic DNA from Magnolia sinica isolate HGM2019 chromosome 4, MsV1, whole genome shotgun sequence:
tttttgctcATGATGTTGGTGTTTGCAGTTTTTCGAAGGATATGGTTATCATGGAGGATCTTTCGAGCAGGCATATCGTTGTTACCCAGCCTCTTTTATCAATAAGGTTTAACTAGCCTTCCTTGGAAGCTCATTTATTTTCATCACTCTTTCCAGCTTGTTGACTGAAACGAATTAGAAAAATTAGTTTTCCATACAAAACATCCTTACCTCTATCTCAATCTTGGGTCAGGGTCTTTCCGAGTGAAGCCTGCATGCTTTTGGGCTGAAATTTAGGTCTGGGCCATCCTGGAGCCTGAAAACAAGGTCCAAAACCACCCACGTCTGCCATAGACCAGCCTGGATTTGGATTTTGTCCAGACTTCAATATAAAATGTTGTAAAAAATCTAGGCTGCGGTTccgctttttaaaaataaaataaaaaaataacaactggcctgaaaatcaggcccaGGCCCATCTGCAGGCTTAAAAAATGAGTCCAAGTACAGTCCACAGTGGGCTGGACCTGAAACATGATGAGCCAGCAAGGCTCATTACTTGATGTAGGTGCTAGTTGATGCAATCTGTACCTCCATGTTCACATGCTTCCAATTCTTTCCACACAGTTTGAATTTTTATTCATTTGTGTGAAAATGTTTATTAGAAGACGTATATAATTGAGGATTGATAGACAAAAACATGATTCCACCATGTGAACATCCAGCAAAATCTCCACTAATTAGAGATCTTTACAATCCATACAGAGGATGGTTAGAAACAAGTCTATGTTTCAACACCTTCAAATAGACAACAGAGATGACCTTTGATCAATGGGATTTTTTCTATGTTGCCCATCCACCGTATTTATGAGTGGTCCTTATTACTTCATGGTGAGGATCTCGAGGCACAAAGGCAATGCTAGCAAACTTCTCATGGCAATGAAATGGGATAGTTCTGCCACCATGCCAATAAAATAAATCTCTGCCTTTTTGGTTCTTGGTTTGGAATTTGTTCGCTTGTTTTTTTCCTCTTCCACTATTAATATTATTTCCATTCCCACTGTGCAGCCGCAGTTGGAAACTGGTGACAAAAGTATGTAGTCTTCCTAACCCGATGATGCTACTTTCTTGTTAGCAATGTTTGCAGGCTTTTGGGCCAAGTTCCCATTCCATTCCGGAATGCAGGTTTCATAAAACATGTGGCCTCACATGTGACAACTCAGCATTTAGGGGATACTTGCATTTtgctaaaataaaattaaagaagaagaagaagctcattTTGGGGCTGGGAGGAGGGAAGCTGAGTTGTCATATATGTGGGCACTGAGTATTTCCCAAAGGAACCTGTTCTCGGTTGAAACCAGAACTTgctccaaacacgcccttagtatTTCCCATTCCAAAACTTCACTGACTTTATATTTTCTCTTTATGCTATTTACAGTCATAATGCCTCCCTCGGCCCTTGATCGCCTTGGTAATGGAGCTTTCTCTTCATTTTCATGTTGAATCCTTTTCTTGAGtcttgaccacattgctcatGAATGGTGAGCATGGGATCAAGTAGTTCTCTTACCCACGGCTGTCAGTTAGTCAGGTGGATCAGTTGGGCTCTGGACAGGCCTGGCTTGGATCTCATTTAAGGCTCACAGGCTGCCTGGACCTTCTTATCATGCTTGGCAAGTAGTGAATGGGCTGGGCTCAGGTCCACATTCAGTAACATTTCTCagggacccatttggatgcaccTCAGAAGGGGCGTTTGGACACCAAAATGCCATTTAAAGCCAAGCCCCAGTTTGCTTGTGTGTTTGTATGCACTTTTGCAAACTGTCCTCTGAACCCCTAGTTGACGAAATAAGCGCTAAAAAGCCCACTTGCTAAAAACAAATTGTTGACCCACAAAATTGCGGGAAACCCTCTTTTGTGGGGTTGCATTCAAATGGGCCCTTATTGAGGGATGGTCCTAGCCTGAAACCAGGCTTTCTGGCCGGAGCTTGATTTATCTGGTTCCGTAAATAAACAGGCCAGCCTTGGCAGACCCCAACATCACTGAGCCCATCCGATCGACAGCTACCTGTCTTTCCTTTTTAATTATGGTGCAGCACACTGTTGTCTCTTTCTATTGACCTCAGGTTGCAGATATAGATACTGACATTTCCATTTGCAGCATCTCTGAACATTGATTATCCAATGTTATTTGAACTCTGTAATCCCGCGGCAGAGCGGGTTTCTCATTGTGGTGTTCTGGAGTTCATTGCGGATGAAGGCGTTATCTACTTACCATATTGGGTAGGCATTGCAAGATTAAAATGTTATTGTTTGAAGTATTGGTTGGCAACTCGCCATTGCCACTTGTAACTGACAATTAAAATCCCTGGTGGTAGAAACTCAACTCCCATTGATTTTTTGGGTTGTTTTGTGACTGCAGATGATGGAAAACATGCTTTTACAAGAGGGGGATATTGTGCAAGTGAAAAATGCCTCCCTTTTGAAGGGAACATATGTGAAACTACAGCCCCACACAAAGGACTTCTTAGATATCTCCAACCCAAAAGCCATGTAAGTATCTGTGATTAATGGTTGTTTTTTGTTGGGAGTAGGATTTGGACTGTTCATTTGGTGGCCCCACTATGTGCTGTCacctgaaaatcaggccagttgGTTATTAGGTGGACCTCATGCcagagaaaatggatggttagaaagaaacagctaacggtccatattcaatgaaCATGTGATGTCCACCTGAACTTGCATGCCAGATACAGTTGGATCTCACAAAGTGGAGAGCTTACACTCTGCATGTGCAGCGAGTGTTGGGTTTGAAATCTTATCCTTGCAAGTAGTCCTTATCAGGGCTCTTTTACATGTCTATCATCTTGATATTGTGTTAGAAATTCACTTGCTGGTTATGTTCCACGCAGCTTGGAAACGACATTGAGAAACTACTCATGTTTGACCACTGGTGACACCATCATGGTTGCCTACAACAACAAGAAATTCTACATAGATATTGTAGAAACGAAGCCGTCTTCTGCTATAAGCATTATTGAGACAGACTGCGAGGTTGACTTTGCCCCTCCCCTTGATTATAAAGAGCCTGAAAGACCGGCACCATCAATTCCATCAAGCAAGGCACCTGCTCAAGGTCTTTTGTCTTGGCTATCCTCTTGTTTTCTCTTTTACTTATATATCTCGATTTCACTCGTTGTTTTGGTTTTCCCCTCTTGTCGAGTGTTTGTGCTTCTACTCTCTCCAAAATGGTCCACATGACTCCTAATGCTTCACACATGATCCTCCAATGTTGTGAATCTTAGCTTCACACATCAGGCCACTAATATCATACAATATAGAAGATTTTGGGCACACCCCACTGATAGCAGGGCTCACCAGCTCAACAGTCTGGATGACCAAACTATGTGCCCTGGTGTTATGGTCTGAGAGCATGTTGTGCATGGCCTGTTGAATCAAGATGGTAAAATTCCTCTGATGTCTTGGAAGCATCCAGTACAGACTTCAATAGTGGAAATTTTCAAAGGAGTTCTTCAATTCCTTTAAGAAGTGTGCTTTcttattcaacattacattgcTTTGTGTAGTTAGAAATTTAGAATAGCTTCTAGAACTGGATGTTATAATATTTTGATAAGACTCAGTAGGCTTGAGAACCAGTTGTTTTGATACAATTGCCCATTGTTCTATCTTTCCAGCCCAAGAGGAGCCCACCAAGGAAGAACCAAAGTTCATCCCGTTTACTGGTGTTGCACAACGCCTGGATGGGAAGCCTTTGAAACAGCCAGCCACAGCTTCTTCTTCTACACAAAATGAGGCTCAATCAGGAGTTGGTGCTAATGGGGCAGGGTCTGCTCAATCAAGCTCTTCATCACGTCCACCTTCAGGAAAGCTTGTGTTTGGTTCGAACATGAGCCAGGCTTCAAAGGACAAACAAAAGGTACAGAAGTATTTCCTTCAGTGAGGTATTTGTATGTATTcctttggaagaaaaaaaatcttttgaCCATTTGCTGGTACTCGTGGTTCCCACCTTTTGGTAATCTAGCGCACTCATCTTGCAGATGCATAATGGGATGGACCATGCCTTGTTTCCCGTAggagatgatcctagccatcaaattaGTGGATTGAAAATGGACAATTACAGCATATTAATGGGtgccaattggatggttaggattacccAATGGGGTTTGAGGTTTTTATGCACATCTCCCATCCACAGTGAGGCGCTGTGGGTGGAATGTCTCAGATCACCAATATGTGGACCCAACAAGTAGTTTTTGGGCCATGCAAACTGCTTGGTCCACCGCATTCCCACTTTTAGCATATCCAGCTAGAATTTATCTATGCGGATCTGGtcaccccaccatggcagcacaTTTCTGCTGATATAGGCCCAACTGGGATTTGGATCGCCTGTACGACATTTGCCTTTTATAACTTAATAGCTGCATTATGTGGTCCATTACTgccaaaaaagaaaggaaaagaaaattattGAAAACAATGGATGTATATGATTCATTGTGATTGCCTTCTGCTGTAGGTTATGAAAGATGCAAACCCTGAGCCACTGAAGGAAGAACCAAAGTTCCAAGCGTTCACTGGGAGGAAGTATTCTTTgaaaggttgatctaaaactaaTTCCTTCTTGCCAAttatttaagagagagagagagagagagaggataatcCATTCGATTGAGGAAGaatcagtggggcccatttcagtGAAGAATCAAAACCATATTTTGtttattcttagtgaattttacTGCAGAAGGATTCATCTCAGGGCTTTTGTATATGCATACAacacattctttttgtaattacTCCCTTGGACATATACATGTATGCATGGGGACCTTTGCAAGGTTTCTGGATTTTCTTTATAAATGGGGCTTCTGCCAGTGACCGTCACGATTGTTCTTGTTGCTTGTGGGCCCCCCTTGTTACTCTTTTGGATAGGGGATCCTGCTTAATCTTTTATGGGAAGATGTACGTTGCTGATTGTGTGGGGTCCAGTTGCCCAACTGGCATGATGGGGCGTCAGTGTGATTGGTCCTTGTGGCTTGTTTGATACTGATGCTTGTTAGTTCAATCTTCACTTGTATTTTCCTCGCACCTGGCAATGTCCCCTTCTCCCGCTGTATATCTTAATCCATCCCTTGATTAGGTAGGCCATGTGATATGATGCTTTTTTCACTTTGCTTTCTCTATGCCTCTCTCTGCATGCTTCTTTGACAGTTGCGGACCATCCATGCTCCAGCCCAGGATCTGGATAGTATCCGCATGCCATGTACAAGCTGTTGGATTAATCAAGAACATGGCTTCTTTTTGCAAGATCTgtgccgttcattaggtgggccaatcATGCATGATATTGACAAAAAGGACCTTGAAACCTTAAACCGTCTTGGGCTGGGTGATGGGCTCTCAAACACAGCCTGAGCTTGGCTTGACTAATAAATGGGCTTAAGCTTTAGGCATGGGCCTGACCCTTGGGCCCATTATTTCAGTTAATCCCTTTGAGAGAACCAAGGTTCATACTTGTTGGTTGAATCAGAATCAGACCGTTGAATTGATGTTCCCCTTAAAGATGATCAAGTGCAGGCCAGTACACCACCATGCAAGAAACAATGGATTGTTTAACAGTCGGATTCACTGGcgtctgtggcccacttgacaactGCACCACCATGATTCTAACATCCATTGATCTTTAGGTGGGACCCCCTTTCTTACGGCCTTTTATGGGGATTAATCTCTAGGGTTTGGGGTTTTAAGGTTTATCTTACAACTCTTTTACGGGACCACTCAAAGTAAGCATCAATGGGGGTCGggtccttttattttttttgttagcttgttagtacaccccactgtcagttcacacttcactgttagccacccccacttgggaatcgataccatgacctcagtgtttaaatgaggtatctttcactcagtctaccacttctATGGATCAGGGGGTCGGGTCCTATATTACCTGTACTGAGGCTAACCAATTCTCTCTTGCTGGGTCCGGGGTCTAGTTCTTGAAGACCTAGATCATGATTCGCTCGAGTTTGAGTCCCCATCAGATCTTTGGATTGTAGGTTTCGAGACAGGTAACAGCATTTACGTGGTTCAAccaaatcaaatggatggattagattgcacactCATGTACCGTACCACTTTCACATGTGcacttactattattattatttatttatttttttaacacgccacaatggatactcgaacccatgaccttagggTTGAAGGTGTGTAATCCATTCATGTCATTTCAAACTTCTTGGTCTCTGATTCCTATTATAAGAGTACATCACATGGCACTCCCACAGGATAGCGCTAAATCGGGTTATTCAAGAAATCCAGACTATCCAAATGATGCCCATCAAATTGTTAAAATAGTGAGCGGTCCACATTCTAAGGGAAAATCATATACTTAATTCTCATATTTGATCAATTCCAGGGGAAAATCATATAGTTACTGTCAAATTTTATCAATGTACTTTCTGGATAATGCTACCGTCCATGAGCAATTTTAGCGggtgaagagtcaccaccattttaaaatgagtCTAGCCCTTAATGGCCGCTCTGCTTAAGTTTAGCACTCAGAAGAGTGACAGCTGCATATGGCTGTTTCCAGTGCCATGAAAATAACGAGGTGGAAGTTAAGATTAGCTTTAAACCATGTGCACAAATAAAATCAATGTTACATATGCAGATGGACAAACATAACATTTTTCCAAAATTAAGCATTTCTTATTAGATTCTGAGTTtggaaaagatttaaaaaaaaacaaaagaaaatgcaAGCTAAAACAAGTTATAACAGGCCCCCAAAACCACTAAAACACAACTAGGTTCCGTAGCACTATAAGAAAGGCAGTCAGAGAggggaatgaaaaaaaaaacaaatggttTTTGGTTTCTCGGCCTTCTCAGAGCCTTTTCTGATGACTAATCGCTAGGGTTTTAGTTGAAGGTATAACAACTCCTTGATAGGACAGCCTAAGGTCGTGTCCATTTTTCCTGAGAAACATAGCCAGCATCTGTTCAGACATTGGCACCATTTCCCAGCATTTCCCGGTGAAAGGAGCAGCAGCAGTCACTGCACCAAAGTACTATCTCCATCTCTAATACATGTGAAGGTCAAATAGGTTGAATTTATACTTACACATCTCAACTGAGCTTGATGGCACCAGCACCACTGAGTGTCTGGAAGAGCATGAAAGGTGCTTGAGCTCAGAGGCCAAAGAAGCCGAGCTCGCTGGCTCTCTCCTTCTCAAACGTTTCAAAATACTGATATATGATGGTCACGGCAAGCAGGATCCCTGTGCCCGAACCAATCGCCCCCATGAAATCCGCCAGCACAGTCAATGCACCAATGCACATGCCACCAAAGGCTGCCGCAGTAGGTATGTAGCGGTTCAGTTCTTTATGTAAGTTCGACTCACGGTGACCAGGCATCACCATTTGTTGCTcctgcagaaaaaaaaaataacaagggGATGTAAACAAGATAATAAAACAAATTTACCATACAGCTGTCTAGTAATGATGGGCCAGCCAGTCTGCAGCCCACATAAAAGAGGTCTGGAGTTGAGTAAGGGCAACAACAACCATGATGAAGATGGCAATGACTACAACGATGATGTCTACCAATCGAATAGGGAAAGCCTAATGAAGAGCACTCCTATGCGGTCACGGACTTCTATCAATACATTCCTATGAGGTCATGCACTTCCGAGTTTCATGAAGTTAAAGTCCACAGACGAGAAATTTATCCAGACAGCAAATGACAACAAAGAGGCATCTAGCATAGATAGTTGGCCCATAGTAAGTACTTCGAGTCTTCTACTTGATGAAAGCCCATAAGAGAGACCCTTGACTGGGTTCGCCACTCTGCAGTAACGACTCTCGCTTTAGCAACACAAAGGGGGAAAAACCATGGGCATACACTCCTTCCTTTATATCCCACTAACAC
This window encodes:
- the LOC131243760 gene encoding uncharacterized protein LOC131243760 isoform X1, with translation MFFEGYGYHGGSFEQAYRCYPASFINKPQLETGDKIIMPPSALDRLASLNIDYPMLFELCNPAAERVSHCGVLEFIADEGVIYLPYWMMENMLLQEGDIVQVKNASLLKGTYVKLQPHTKDFLDISNPKAILETTLRNYSCLTTGDTIMVAYNNKKFYIDIVETKPSSAISIIETDCEVDFAPPLDYKEPERPAPSIPSSKAPAQAQEEPTKEEPKFIPFTGVAQRLDGKPLKQPATASSSTQNEAQSGVGANGAGSAQSSSSSRPPSGKLVFGSNMSQASKDKQKVQKYFLQ
- the LOC131243760 gene encoding uncharacterized protein LOC131243760 isoform X2, encoding MPPSALDRLASLNIDYPMLFELCNPAAERVSHCGVLEFIADEGVIYLPYWMMENMLLQEGDIVQVKNASLLKGTYVKLQPHTKDFLDISNPKAILETTLRNYSCLTTGDTIMVAYNNKKFYIDIVETKPSSAISIIETDCEVDFAPPLDYKEPERPAPSIPSSKAPAQAQEEPTKEEPKFIPFTGVAQRLDGKPLKQPATASSSTQNEAQSGVGANGAGSAQSSSSSRPPSGKLVFGSNMSQASKDKQKVQKYFLQ
- the LOC131243760 gene encoding uncharacterized protein LOC131243760 isoform X3: MLFELCNPAAERVSHCGVLEFIADEGVIYLPYWMMENMLLQEGDIVQVKNASLLKGTYVKLQPHTKDFLDISNPKAILETTLRNYSCLTTGDTIMVAYNNKKFYIDIVETKPSSAISIIETDCEVDFAPPLDYKEPERPAPSIPSSKAPAQAQEEPTKEEPKFIPFTGVAQRLDGKPLKQPATASSSTQNEAQSGVGANGAGSAQSSSSSRPPSGKLVFGSNMSQASKDKQKVQKYFLQ